From the Coffea eugenioides isolate CCC68of chromosome 1, Ceug_1.0, whole genome shotgun sequence genome, the window TGTATCCTATCATTCAACATTAATACCTGCATGGGAACAATGGTATCAAATCAAAATTGCTATAGTTGTGTCCACCTAAATGGAGTTGGTAGATACAATGCAGCATAAACAGTCAGGTTAACTACAAAAGCCAGGGAGCAATAAAATTCTGCGCAACAGTAGACATAATCAAATAAGAACGTGAAGTTCAGAAGAACTtacatgccctttgtgtttatgTGCACGAAGGAAATCAAGCAATGGCTCCAAAGAATCTTTATTGCGGAACATGATTGAAGAGAGGTGACGATTAAGAAATTGAACTCCATTACCAATATAAGAAGATCTGGTTGGGCGAGGAAATGTTGCATTGAATGGTTCAAAATCGAGCTCAAGAACTAAATGGTCTTCAGAGCTAGAACACAGTGAAAAGCAATCAAATATTCATAATATCCAGAATTGGTGACCCTGAATCAGAAAACTAATTCAACTCAATTAAAGACCACACTAACTTACCGGCCATCCACAAGTTCTTCCTTAAGATGGAGATATTCTGAAATTGACAACTGATCAACACTAAGTTCATATACGTTAACGCGTACATACTCCCAAACACCAGGCCTTGGACGGACAGCAATAGCAACAAACGGTGGTAAAACAATAGCTTCCTGTAATTAGCAATCAAAGACAAAAAGTATAAAGGAAATCTCAAAATTCCCGGTTGCTTTTTCTTAGTGGACCAGAAAGAAAATCAGGAAGACAACTTTCATTTTCGATTTCTTTTTGCTAGTAAAGTGAAGCACGGTTATATTAAGAATTTGAACGACAGAAagtattatttaatttttagagTTAAGACGTCAAAAACAAGAAGGCTACCGACCAAGTAAGTGGGAAGCAAGTTTTTGCACGATTTTGATGAAAGTTTTAATTGACTTAATTTGTATAAGATGTTTACACTTAATTGACTTAAGTGTAAAGAACTCAATGGATCAATGATGTCATCTACCGAATGCCCTGTTACCTGTTTCCTTACTACGTTGCTAGCTGCCGTTGTTGTACTGGTTCCAGCGTTTTAACAAATGTGtgaaactcaaaagaaaataatgtcAACCTTGGCCCAAGGAAAGCGTAGAGATCCACAAGATGATTAATACGGTATAAACACACCAATTAACATATCATCCAGCAGAATCTGACCGCAAGCGCTCCCCCACCCCACCCCCGGCCTTCCCCAGCgccaaaaaagggaaaaaaaaaaactattcggTACTAGAACAATAGTTATAGTATTACCTGAGCGGACCGTAGAACTTCACTAAACGGCCCCTCACTAAGCTTTTTACATGCGGTTTCATCAACGACGATGTTATCTAGTTCGTCGATCAGGTGATGGGGTTGCAACATCCCCTTCCCCTGTGCCACATATCTTTCGAAACAGAAACATAACCGACAAATGAAAAACgatcagaaaaagaaaacattaaATACCAGACAATCTACTTACATAAGTACTAGAAACAGAAAAAACAAGCaaaggaacaaaagaaaaaaaaattaaaaagaaaaacagagaatTTCAAGACAATATAATATTTCTTCGGTTCCTGGGTTAGGATTCCAGTAAAAATAGACGACACAAACCTGGAGAGTAGGGCAACAAGTTCGTTACGATGCGCAGAAAGAGTGTCTTCCACCCTTTCTCGAATACTAGGCAGTTTCTGCAACTTAATAGTGGCCATTTTACTCGATCAAGAGTTCTCTAgcgctttctttcttttcctttttctttttttttttttttgtgatgggTTTTGTACCGAGCAGAGAGAGCAACCTGGGTCAAAATCAAATGGATTGATGAAGAAGATGGTGGTGATCAAATTGAATTTATACAAGTGGAAAGCGAAAGCAGAGAAAGCAAAGGTGGCGGTTTATTGCAGCTTTGTTTTTATGGAGGAGAGGAGTACTAGTGCTACTATTCGAATCCACTCGTCGTATTGTTGTTATCCCGGTGCAGTTTTAGTGAATTTAGATAAAGAAAGGGCCCACTCGaggaaatattttttttctgggGATAAGGTCGGGGGAcctatatgtttttttttttattattagtttTAGGATAATGATTTAAAACATTCCTcatattttatcatataaatcttttcattttttacttTGAAAATGTTTAACTTTACCTTGCTGACAAAATTAAATCAATAGAATTTGATTccattttagattttttattattttttatcttgAATCTATCACGTATGGTCAATTTTTAGAAGCAAAAAGATTAGATATCATttataatttaataaatcacctaatttatatatttatcaTTGCTTATAGAAGATAGAATCTGATCCGAATCATATTCATTTTTCTTATCTATCtaattcatatttattttttgtcacTAAAAAATGGAATCTAACTTTTTGGTACATAAAAATTACTATTGTGGATCATATGataattttaagtgaaaaagtgattaacattttttattatgataaaaatatatatttgatAAGATGTGACGGAtgttttcaacttttttttttgggataatttcagaaacctcccctgaggtttctgacactttcactgacatcccctgaggttctcaaaatttcacttacctcccttgataaAAAATTGGGCCCCTTTTCTGACGTCATCAGGGCCAAAATTACAGATATATCCCAAGTAGTTGGGGTTAATTACTACCGTTTATGTTTAAGTTACATAatgaattttcttattctttacgTACCTATTCTTGTCATGCAAGATTACACGCCTGACTTCAAATTACGTACTTTGCAAGAAAATGTCTGTGGAGTCATTTGTTACAAGACAAGAAGTTCAATCAAATAAGAACAATTTATGTACACAGGTGGGATTGGGAATTCAAGCTTGTCCTTTTTGGTATTTAGGATAATGTTTTTATATGAACTCAAGGAAGATGGATAGCCTATTTTGCAAGGTTATTAGGTAATTTACCTTTGTGGAATTCTTGATATCAAGCCATTTGATTGCTAATGTGGACAGGTGGCTTAAGCGCGTAATAAGTGCCATGGATTCGAAGTTCGGCTGAAATATCACATATCGAACGAAGTCTTTATTAGAAACCTAATTAGAAACCTATTAGAGTTCAGTGAGCTCTCGTACTAAGCTCCACCGCCAACCCTtccatttcgaaaaaaaaagacaaaagcaaaacaaaagcaaacacACGAAGCGCAGAATAAcgttgaaacccgcaagcgggattatgtgttttttctatttcaaggttagctcgcatgcgggttaatgttatatttgagcgcgagaagaaaaaattggtaattaggctctttgggcattataagtaaatatttaaattaatggcagttttattacaccaatattattgtattatcattattatgattattgtattatttcttatgcaaatataacatttaattatttaaatttgattttatttttacaatttataaaatttttatcacttatataatatttttaaaaccctaatacatctaaatttgattttatttttcaaatttataagatttttatttaaaaaaatgggatacggataagatatccggttggttcgatttgcataggtgcatatgagaatatccgaatactcctgaaacccgcaagcgggattctgtgttttttctatttcaaggttagctcgcatgcgggttaatgttatatttgagcgcgagaagaaaaaattggtaattaggctctttgggcattataagtaaatatttaaattaatggcagttttattacaccaatattattgtattatcattattatgattattgtattatttcttatgcaaatataacatttaattatccaagcagtttgattttatttttacaatttataaaatttttatcacttatataatatttttaaaaccctaatacatctaaatttgaatctaattttctacaagtcatacttataaatgcgaaatctaacaaaaaagttaaatacaatttttgcaggtcaaatttaacaaatgcgagctatttgcaaaattttaaatatttgcaacattttttaaaacaaaaattagaagctTTCTGCAAATAATTCCCTACCTctcaaaaaataccaaaataaaaaagataagagCTCGCATTTGCTTCCTAGAAATAATTCCCTAGctcttaaaaaaggaaaaaaaaaattgagaagagctcgcattcgtggaatgcgagctcaataaccagagctcgcattccacgaatgcgagctcttgtaagctcgcatttgtgaaattcacaaatgcgaagacccccctGACGgaaattaaacccaaaatcaccccttttgtagaatttttttaaaattcatcacaaagttggaaatttctcaATAGAAATACAACTTGTCTGGATTCCTTTCACTCTCTGATATCATTACGGTTGCTTTGCGATTACAGCGGCAAAACCTGTTTTTAATGGAGAAAGATGTAGGTGAATTCCATGATTCTCCCCTATGGCTTGAAGAGGCCATGGTTGCAGCTAAAACTTTTTACTCAGAGCTCTAATTGTAGCACAGCAAATGCACTTGTTATCACTCCAAATTAGTAGCAAAGAATGTTAATAGCTTGAAACCTCAGAGGTAGTTAAGTTGCTTTGCTTTATATGCTATTGCTACTGAAACAGCAAACCTTCTGGCCGTTGCAATTTGCAGCTAGCCGTTGCAAAATCTGCCAAATAACTGTTGCATGGCACATCTGGTGCATGCAATTTTTTGTATTGCACTTACCccccctcaactttactaatTAGTCCAAATCATTTATTCTTCTTTGAATCTTCTACTAATACAACTTCTGCAAAGGGTAGCTATGGAATAAAAATACCTTCTCAcacatgaaaataatattttaatctgaTTTGGACTGGATTGttaccacaaaatcaaaagcaagggaggtaagtgaaattttgagaacctcaggggatgtcagtgaaagtgtcagaaacctcaggggaggtttctgaaattatcccttttttttttcttcttgataTGCTGTCGGCGATTCGTGGGATGATGAAAACATTAGCTCCCATGGTATTCGCGTCCAATGATTATTGTTTGTTTCTGGTTTAGTTGCTGAGAGACTATTTCAATTTTCACAAGGGGTTGGCACGCAAGAACTTTTGGCAAAGCCTTCACATGCGCGTGTTGCTTCTGCTTCTAGTCGTTTCCGGAATCATGACTTTTCATTCCAacattaataaaattttcttcCCGAAATCCAAAGTTGGAGCTGTTAATTTTGCTCCCTGTCAGCCACTGAGGGTAAAGTAACGTAAGTAATTGTTTGGATATGAGGTTATtgacacccaaaaaaaaattaattgaattATAAACACGTTTTTCTAtacattttaaaattaattaaattatgAACACAtccttttaattatttaaatttttttatcttacatacgtcacatcacaaaaagtgttataaataattattccaaataattacCCATCCTAACACGATTTTTCTGCTGCAGATTTTCTATTTCATCTAAACCATGTCAAACTAAGTGTTTGTGCTGGTACAAATTCAATGCACTAGACTACAATTTTACAAGAAAGTGTGTATAGGAAAGAATACCAAGATCTCGAAAGAATGTGATAAATGAACCCGTCAAATGCCGATTAACATGTATCGTACAAAATTATAACTCAATGTCAGTTGCACATTAGCTTTGAACTGTGAAGAGTAATTTTCCTTATTTCAGCCTTTTGTTTTTATGGTTCGAAGATTGTGTATATTAACCAACTGTAAATTCattaaaaagaataaatttatttacttaAGGAGTTTTATGGACAACATATCGAATTAtaattgataaataaataattccatAGAGATTGTGGTTTTAACATATGTAACTACTAGTGATTGCACGGCCTGCTTTCATATGAACGGGGTATGCTCATTTGATTATATATGTAATCTGATTTTAGATATTATGATCCTAAAAAATTAGTTGAAGTATTATTTTTCTCTATGTTCACGTTCTCTGAATAAAGTTCAAtcatttgtttggatagtgattttctatcacaaaaaaaaaaaaaaaaaaaaattatgctgGAAGACTTGAGCCGTTATCTctcaaaaaactaaaaaattcctttttctccCCAAAATAgaagttaaaataaattaagAGCGACGaattttaatgcaaaaatatgaggtTGGAAGACTTAAGCGGTTATTTCTCAAATTATATTTGCACCgcctcaaaatttttttttatataatccGGAACATGTCTCGATTTGAACCCTTAGAACCCGAGCCACTACACCAAACCGAAGAAGTGCGCCAATGCCCCACACAGTGACCCTGGACAAGTCACAGGGGTTTAAGTATAGGGTAAGATTCGAACTCAGAACTTCAAAAGTCCTTAAGAGCCCGCCTAAAGCTGGACCACCCTGGGAAGGCGTTACGCCTCAAATTGTACCTCACATTGACTGAAACTGTGGCATTACATTCTGGGATAAAATCAGAAGGaccaaatagaaaaaaaaaagatgggcCATCCATTTCCACCGGATTATGTGCAAGAAGAATTTGCGGTTGACCGAAATGAGAAACAGTTTAAAGGCACGGGAAAGGTGAATTCCATTAGCAAGCCTtttggcttttctttttttcttttttttcccccctctcTCCTAATTATCATTGTCGTTGCATTTGTAAGTAGACAATATTAAATAATACAAAAACTGTCTTCAAAGAAGGTCACAATGGCTCTGAGAGAGATCAAGGCGTTGTATCTAGTATTGGCTTCAGCGGCCTTGCTCTTGTGTAACAAGGGAGAATGTAGCTCTTTTGGAGCCCGTCGTGGCCTAGCAGCTGACGTTGAGACAGTTTTTGATGTTACCAAGTTTGGGGCAAGGCCCGATGGCAGAACTGATGGCTCTCTGGTGAGAactatatgtatatatatatatagtcatTTGGTTAATATTTACCCAGTcttcatttatttattctaTAGCATAGCATTGAACTAACAATGATGGAAACGCGCGTACGTACGTGCAGCAAATGATCAGGGCATGGAATGCTGCATGCAAATCAGGCGCACCGGCGAAGCTTGTTTTTCCTCCGGGCAAATTTGTGGCAGGGGAGGTAGTCTTCCAGGGGCCATGCACCACCCCAACACCCATAACCATTGAAATCCAAGGAACCATTTTATCGAGCACCGATCTTAGCGTGTTCACTCAGGGAGTATGGATATCTATCGAAAATGTGAATGGGGTCATAGTCACCGGTGGAGGTACTCTCGACGGCCGAGGGGCCTCTGCCTGGGAATATGCAGGAGGAGATGGTGCTGGCCTTCTTCCAGTTGTAAGTGCACCTTGAGATTTATTTtcccctttttcattttttttttctctctaccTGGGACTTTTAATTATTCCTTTAGCTATATATTCTTAATCCTTTTACTACATGAATCGTGCAGTCTCTTCAAATGTTGAAAGTACAAAATGGTGTTATCCAAAATATCAACCTGCTTAACAGTAAAGGCTTCCACAGCAAGGTCACCTGGAGTGCCAACATCACCGTGTCGGACCTCACTATAACAGCCCCTGCAGATAGCCCCAATACTGATGGCCTCCACATTAGCAGCTCTCAAAATGTGAATGTCACAAACCTTACAATAGGAACAGGAGACGACTGTATCTCCGTGGGCGAAGGCAACACCAACATTGCCATCTCCAAGATTACTTGTGGCCCAGGACATGGCATCAGGTGCCCACACCCACTTCCAGCTAAGCTAGTATCAATTTCAATCTAATTCCTGATCCATACTTTTGatcaattttcttttcctctcatttGCCAGCATTGGAAGCTTGGGGAAGCGCCCGGCGGAAAAAGATGTGAACGGGGTAACCGTAACAAACTGTACATTGACAGGCACAACCAATGGCGCAAGGATTAAAACCTACCATGCATCTCCCCCGATGCGTGCTTCTGGTATCGTTTATGAGGACATAATAATGAACGTCGTCAGAAATCCAATCGTCATTGATCAGCATTACAATTCCAGGAAAAAGAACCAGGTTAGATACTCTGTATTATAATAGTTTCACTGCTCATAATCCGCACGTACTGTTAATCTACCAttcatgcatgcatgcatataTTGTACTATACACAACAACGAGAATTCTTTCGTTATTTGggaaattaattaattaatgatTGACAACAAATGATGCATGGGGCAGCCGTCGAGGGTGCAAATCAGCGATGTTCACTTCCGGAATATCAGGGGAACCTCCGCATCACCAGTTGCAGTTAATCTGGATTGCAGCCAGGCAGTCCCGTGCCAAGGCGTTGAGATGGTCGATATTAATTTAGCTCCAGCTCCGGGAGTGGCTGCTATTTCATCTGCCTGCATCAACACCAAACCAACTTTGGGAGGCAAGCTCACCTTGGGTCAAGGTGGTTGTCAGCAGTAATTCAGCCCACTTCTCAACCCCCAAGAGGCCAAAATGAATATTATGATCACACCAAGCTTTGTTACTAACTCCGATCCCTCCCTCGAATATACCTACTGTTGCAGCAGCATGTATTCCTTCACCTGCTATTTTTGTTATATTTTGGCAGATGCAAAATATATCGTCTCATCAGTGTTACTGAATTTCATGCCTGTCCTCCTAAGCTGTTCAATAATTAAGAACCAAACTTGAGTGGTACAAGGAGAATCCATCTCTTCAATATATTGCATGTCTATTTGACGGATATTTTCTTGAAGAGCtctagcaattaattttttttcagtACGTCTTGTGAAACAAAAGTTAAAAGCGCAATAAAAGCTCAAGAAGAacagcttttcttttttttttttgaaaaaaaaggtaaaagtaAATTTGATGGTTAAACTTATAAGAGGTGAGTAATGGAGCGCGTCTGTGAATCGTGATCAATGTCTTCGATTTGGATACGCAATTTACTTAACATATGACGAATCCACTGGACTTGCCATCAACTCCAGAGTACTAATTTTGATGACGATAGGTTTTCATTTCTCTCAATTTTTGAAAATGCCCATGTACAACTTTGAATTTCCCATGACCAATTACAATTATCACTGTTAGACCAAGTAATTAATTATCTCCACTTTCTTATTAATGGCTGTTCGGATGTGTTTCACAGATTGTCTTGATTCCAACATCTTCAAGTGTgaaatttttttcactttctcctCTTTATTTTCATCAGTTTTGAAATGGTTGACAAGTGATCAATTTGAAGCTTGcactgagtttttttttttttttaaagctgCACTGAGTTAGTCATGATAGACAATATTCACTTAACTGTTAATCAAGGGTGACTTGgttataaaatataataaaacacaATCTTATAGTGATACCCCAATTCCAATCCCACATCGAAATCAAGCAAAGGAGAGGAATGATTTATAAGTTTAGATGTTTGAGCTATTTAATAATTTGGATTAACCATTATGAATCCGTAATTTTAATTCAAAAGGTTATGGGCGTGAGGCGTTACAAATGACATCAGCGTGACACTAGAGCCACATACCGGGAAGGGGGGCCATCTTTAGAGTCCAAACATGATCAAGTGTTTTATGATTTTGACTATATAAGGAACTATGTTACGACGTTTGAGTTAGTGTGTTATGATTCTAACTATGTACAAAAAGTGCAAGGACTAACGTGTTACGTGAACTCTACGTGGAATGAGATTGAAATAGTGCCACATACGGGGCCTCCTCCAGAGCCCAAACATAATCAAGTTTTTTATGGTTTTGACTATATAAGGAACTGTGTTATGACGTTTGAGTTAGTGTGTTATGATTCTGACTATATAAGAAAGTGCAATGAAGTATGTTATACTTCTGACTACACAAGAAACTAACGCCGAATCAATTTGTCAATTTGTTACAGTTTTGACTACGCAAAAAAAGTGTAATAAATTGCGTGGCACGTATGGGGCCTACCTCCAAAATCCTATTTTGGTTTTGATTACACAAGTATGATCGAATATGTTATAGTTTTGACTACACAAGAACCTAACGCTTGGGCCAATGTGTTATGACTATGAGTATACAAGAAAGTACAATACACTGTGTGCCATTTTCAAGGGTTACCTCCAGAATCCTATTATGATTCTGATTACGCAAGAAAGTGCAAGAATGTTATGGTTCTAACTATATAAGAAAATGCAAGGAAGGAATTGAGGCCTAGGTTAGTGTGTTATGATTTTGACTATGCAAAAAAGTGTAATGAATTGCTTGCCACGTACAAGACTCACCTCCAGAATTTTGTTGTGGTTCTAACTATGCAAGGAAGTGCAGAAGAAGCGCAGAGGGCCATCTCTAAATTTCAAACATGATTAAGTGTTTATGGTTCTAACTATACAAGGATCTGACGCTTGGAGCAGTGTGTTATGGTTTTGAATATGAAAAAAAAGTG encodes:
- the LOC113773789 gene encoding exopolygalacturonase-like, with translation MALREIKALYLVLASAALLLCNKGECSSFGARRGLAADVETVFDVTKFGARPDGRTDGSLQMIRAWNAACKSGAPAKLVFPPGKFVAGEVVFQGPCTTPTPITIEIQGTILSSTDLSVFTQGVWISIENVNGVIVTGGGTLDGRGASAWEYAGGDGAGLLPVSLQMLKVQNGVIQNINLLNSKGFHSKVTWSANITVSDLTITAPADSPNTDGLHISSSQNVNVTNLTIGTGDDCISVGEGNTNIAISKITCGPGHGISIGSLGKRPAEKDVNGVTVTNCTLTGTTNGARIKTYHASPPMRASGIVYEDIIMNVVRNPIVIDQHYNSRKKNQPSRVQISDVHFRNIRGTSASPVAVNLDCSQAVPCQGVEMVDINLAPAPGVAAISSACINTKPTLGGKLTLGQGGCQQCKIYRLISVTEFHACPPKLFNN